TCTATTGATTCGCTTCTGACAGACTTAAATATATCTTCTAAAAATTTAAAAGCTATCCACGGATCTATCTTATTACCACAAGTAAATATATCAACTGCAGCATAACCATATTCAGGCCACGTATGAATAGCAAGATGAGATTCTGATATAATTACAACTCCTGATACTCCATATGGATTAAAATGATGAAATACTGTTTCTACTATTGTTGCATTAGC
The sequence above is drawn from the Cetobacterium somerae ATCC BAA-474 genome and encodes:
- the speD gene encoding adenosylmethionine decarboxylase, with protein sequence MKLETLGRHVLVEFYNCNEEILKNPILIKECMNEAAKIANATIVETVFHHFNPYGVSGVVIISESHLAIHTWPEYGYAAVDIFTCGNKIDPWIAFKFLEDIFKSVRSESIELPRGMVDKIRNYSKKELGKITFKPEFQ